From Populus alba chromosome 16, ASM523922v2, whole genome shotgun sequence:
ATTTTATACCTGCTAGTtgtttcagaatattttttatttgtaaatactttaaaataatatatatatatatatatatatatattaaaaaaaatcatttttaactcaaaactatttaaaaatataaaaaaattattacaaaaaataattaatgcttttattgaaaaaaacactttcaatgGTCATTAATAAGGCAGCAGGAATTCCCACGACCAGAGAAGAATCATATCAGATCACATCCCATTACTACGTTAGTGGGCTGTGTGGGTGGATTCCAATTTTCTCATAAATGCATCtggattgttttttactttgctTGTTCAGGTCAAACTGTACTTCCTATTTATTTAACGTTAATGGTGCAAATCCCAAGAGAAGCGCGGTTACGTTTTTTTATCGGAAACAAATTGCACGCAACATCCTCTTGCTTGTGTCTTTCTATAGAAAAGAAACTCGTTTCCAAATCCCATTTAATTAatccttaaaataaatattattaatcctTCGTTTCTTTTCATcgaaacaaagaagaagatgaagtttGGAGAGAAATTCATGGAGTATTTACACGGAGAACAAGAAGGGTGTTTGGACAAATGTGCTCATGTTGAGTACAAACGACTCAAAAAAGTGTTAAAGAAATGCAGAAGCCAAGGTCCACCATCCACTTCTTGCAACGACGAGCAGCAACAAGAAAGAGACAGTGAACAGAATCACAGCTTGTCTCAATTCTGCCATCGCCACTCTTGCCCTTGTAAGTTCTCTTtcctttcatgtttttgttggaaagatggAATCTTGATATGGGATTTCTGTCAAACTTGAAAACCTTTGGCTGATAGTTGTCAGTTACCCTTTTGGCTTATTATGTTTGTTAATACCTAGTTTAGTTTGTAAAGACATTTGATTTCGTCTCTGAATTGAAAGAGTTGGAAGTCAGGAAAGGATAGGAGGAGTTAATTATCAGACGGGTtggtgaaaaaaaagaaaagaaactaaggcaataaaaagaagagtggAGTAATTAGTGGTGTCTCTTCGCCACAACCATACTGTTTATATTCAGTTCTAACCAGGGTTTTAGTTTATTCATTGATTTCGTGTTTGGAAATATTTGAAAGAGATTTCGTATGCTTTCTTGTTctgtttttatgtattttcaaaattGCTATATCAATTTAAGATCTTAGTTGATTGCCTTCTCGAGACAATTTAGCTTTGCTTGATGTTCTTGCGATTAATCATTCATGTCTTCTGATTTATAATAAATGTGACGAGCCGCATGGGTTCCGGAAAGGTCTTGGATGCTCAATTTCTTTTGGTTTTAATGTTCGCTACAATTCACTATATAGGTCACTAAATTTAACCAACTTCTACAGGTTCGACTTAAAACAGAATAATTTGACAGCTGAATGTTTGTAATTGGTATCTGTGTTATAAtcacaatagtttttttatattttgtagtgTGTGATCAGATGTTCTTTTCCGAATTGACGAGGGAAGCTTCAGATATAGCTGGGTGCTTTAGTTCCAGAGTTAGACATCTCCTCCATCTTCATGTTGCCAGGGGAATGCAAAGATATAAACTTCGTCTACGTCAATGTTTCATAAATGATCAGCAGATCATGGTTGAAGAAGGGCGCATGCTGATTGAATATGTTACCATGAATGCAATTGCTATCCGTAAAATTCTAAAGAAATATGATAAAGTATGCAGCAATTTAGTccattttcatcatttgatcTTTCTTAGTAGGTTTATGTTATCTTTACATTAAAGgcatcttttttcaattttaggtACATTGCTCTATAAATGGGAAGAATTTCAAATCCAAGATGCGGTCTGAGCATATAGAGCTTTTGCAATCACCTTGGCTAATAGAGTTGGGAgccttttatttgaattttgatggaATAGATGGAGGGGAGTTTAGTGAGTTTTGCAGTCGGTTTTCCTGTGATCTCAGTGCTACAGAACCTGTTATGACACTGATGCTTCCAAACTATACAAAATTAGAATACGGTCTGACTTGTGCCATTTGCTTGGTAAGATATCAATTCTGGTGCATTCCAAGGTAcagaaaataaacattttttttctgttggtct
This genomic window contains:
- the LOC118049865 gene encoding probable E3 ubiquitin-protein ligase BAH1-like produces the protein MKFGEKFMEYLHGEQEGCLDKCAHVEYKRLKKVLKKCRSQGPPSTSCNDEQQQERDSEQNHSLSQFCHRHSCPLCDQMFFSELTREASDIAGCFSSRVRHLLHLHVARGMQRYKLRLRQCFINDQQIMVEEGRMLIEYVTMNAIAIRKILKKYDKVHCSINGKNFKSKMRSEHIELLQSPWLIELGAFYLNFDGIDGGEFSEFCSRFSCDLSATEPVMTLMLPNYTKLEYGLTCAICLEMVFNPCALSCGHLFCKLCACLAASVLVVEGLKAASSNAKCPVCREAGVYTNAVHMLELDLLVRRRCKEHWKERMVAERAETVKQTREYWDLQTKYAIGY